A part of Rhipicephalus microplus isolate Deutch F79 chromosome 8, USDA_Rmic, whole genome shotgun sequence genomic DNA contains:
- the LOC119165718 gene encoding uncharacterized protein LOC119165718: MRDQLHHVVLLVTFAWLGSAVAGPIEKPEKGDKDGGKQTIQEFFTSDWGACEPLKNPLVIPEMSDPQTWIRCQKHLPDHPSDIEEYLPRLSRCMLKSTGWVRSNGNMNLSKYLQYLSLLGLDNETMDSTREAHKGCISKAYKETDFKTQDKLYVECIFKHFTKVCGPNFQGAVKEGYIVGITQLSFMPRMGPMEVVDDVDDDDVVETPPEEPVPRPVNETATIEP; this comes from the exons ATGCGGGATCAGCTTCACCACGTGGTCCTCCTAGTCACGTTCGCATGGCTTGGATCGGCTGTGGCCGGGCCCATCGAGAAGCCAGAGAAGGGTGATAAGGACGGCGGCAAACAAACG ATCCAGGAATTTTTCACATCCGACTGGGGAGCATGCGAGCCTCTAAAGAATCCACTCGTCATACCCGAG ATGAGTGATCCCCAAACATGGATTCGGTGTCAGAAGCACCTTCCAGACCATCCCAGCGACATTGAG GAATACCTCCCAAGGCTCAGCAGATGCATGCTCAAGAGCACTGGTTGG GTTCGAAGCAACGGCAACATGAACCTAAGCAAATACCTTCAGTACCTGAGTCTCCTTGGCCTTGACAATGAG ACAATGGACAGCACGCGGGAGGCCCACAAAGGATGCATTTCAAAAGCG TACAAGGAAACAGACTTCAAAACTCAG GACAAACTCTACGTGGAATGCATCTTCAAGCATTTCACCAAG GTGTGTGGGCCAAACTTTCAAGGAGCAGTCAAGGAAG GTTACATTGTCGGCATCACGCAGCTCAGCTTCATGCCAAGGATGGGCCCGATGGAGGTGGTCGATGACGTGGACGAtgacgacgtcgtggagacgccGCCCGAAGAGCCCGTGCCACGTCCAGTCAACGAAACCGCCACCATTGAACCATGA
- the LOC142769127 gene encoding uncharacterized protein LOC142769127 yields the protein MESSSRAATAADAGRGTASPLVPKDYRIILPSLPSGEAMRQAVALHCDVSGRPYRIDDFRKPLKDLGVIQQVSGIGAYQMSHVWLLNMKTVEAKKVLTDAGVIKVKDRVCLVIDPTRQEVKMKLHWLAFDVTKDAIRRAFYEYGDVKEVTDDRWRVEDFEGVESTTRVIRMQLRDGVSVDQLPHQVRIGSSTALVVVPGRPPLCLRCRSTGHMRRDCKVPRCSECHSFGHERDECNRSYARAAGRRPETQQSELLMDEEESEQASLPAIPQKQTTSDDTPVLGKSKQVSSAPDTTAERKMGSQAAPTTSEETRPAPAMHAASQLQATRPETPASQANAASTPLNSASQHSLANETHENEDLPSDLDTLNMELESASAKRRRDSDDGAQVDETQVKSEMQWKVVSGGKKRNAARQRSSSLKREDGRSN from the coding sequence atggaaagctcatcccgagcagcgacagcggccgacgccggccgcggtacagcgtctcccctcgttccaaaggactacaggattattctgccttcgttgccatcaggtgaagcgatgcgtcaagcagtagctctacactgcgacgtcagcggccgaccgtaccgcatcgacgacttcaggaaacctctcaaagatttaggcgtcatacagcaagtaagtggcatcggagcatatcagatgtcgcacgtgtggCTATTGAACATGAAGACCGTGGAAGCAAAGAAAGTGCTGACAGACGCAGGCGTTATAAAAGTTAAAGACCGGGTATGTCTTGTCATTGACCCGACGCGGCAAGAAGTTAAAATGAAATTGCACTGGCTAGCGTTCGATGTTACAAAAGACGCTATTCGACGTGCCTTCTATGAATACGGCGACGTCAAGGAGGTGACCGATGACCGATGGAGAGTCGAGGATTTTGAAGGAGTTGAATCGACCACTCGTGTAATACGCATGCAACTACGAGATGGCGTTTCAGTGGATCAACTGCCCCATCAGGTGCGTATTGGCAGCAGTACGGCACTGGTCGTGGTGCCGGGAAGACCGCCTTTGTGCTTGCGGTGCCGAAGCACGGGGCATATGCGACGCGATTGTAAGGTCCCAAGGTGCAGCGAATGCCACTCTTTCGGGCATGAGCGGGATGAGTGTAACCGTTCATACGCACGAGCTGCAGGGCGacgaccagagactcaacagagtgaacttctcatggatgaggaggaatctgaacaagcgtctttgcctgcgataccacagaagcagacgacatcggacgacacgccggtgctggggaaaagcaagcaagtttcttcAGCTCCGGACACGACCGCCGAACGGAAGATGGGAAGTCAAGCGGCCCCAACGACTAGCGAAGAgacgcgtcctgcgcctgcgatgcacgccgcgtcgcagctgcaagcaacgcgccctgaAACGCCGGCGTCCCAGGCCAACGCTGCTTCGACTCCTCTAAACTCGGCTTCACAGCACTCTTTGGCGAACGAAACACACGAAAATGAGGATTTGCCTAGTGATCTGGATACCTTAAACATGGAATTAGAATCGGCGTCTGCAAAACGCCGTCGCGATTCAGACGACGGTGCTCAAGTAGACGAAACGCAAGTAAAGTCGGAAatgcagtggaaggtggtcagtggaggcaagaaacgaaacgctgccCGCCAACGGTCGTCGTCGCTCAAACGCGAAGATGGCCGCTCAAACTAA